The genomic segment TTGGGCATTTATTACTTACATAACAATTTTTACAATCTCTATCTAGATACACCTTTTTTTTAACTTCCTCAATTTCTCGCAGAAGAATTTGTCTATTCCAACCACTCAATACAGGTCCTGAACAATCACAAAAATGTAATTCACCCGATGAATCAATCCCAAAAGAATTTAAAGTACTGGCAACACAGTTCCTCTTTATCCACTTACATATATCTGTTACAACCAAATTTTTTTCAAATAACTCTCTATTTATACTTACAAAAAATTGATTTTCTATTTCAATAATCCTCACATAAGAACAAAAATCTTCAAAAGATATTGCCTCCACATTATTCATTGTTTTTAAGCTTTTGATAGCATAAATTTCTGGAAACTTTTTAATAACACTTACAACCAAATCTTTAAGAGAAAGAGGCAAATTTAATTTTTTAAATGCAATAATGAAATTTTTTCCGGGAAAAATCGAACTAAGTTTTTTCTTTAAATAAAGATTTTCCCAATTATCATCGAGCCACACTACAACTATTTTCTCAGTCAGATTTCGCTGTAAAAAATCCACATTACTAATTAATAATTCACTTTCAGAATTAAAATATACAGACTTTTCCTTAACACCTTCAAATCTGTAACCTAAATGGTTAGCTTTTCGTTTTTTTCCATGATGATTGTAAAAATCATTAAACGTATTTAGCTCTAATTTTAAATTATAGTTATTTGGATTTATAAACCAAGGTGCTCCAGGTTCTAAATGAATGGGCATAATATTGCAATGTACATTTTTAGAAGTAATCCTTTTCATCCATTCTATTTTTTCAATATATTTTTCCCATATCATGTCTTCATCACAGGGAAGCATCGCAAAATATACATTCACATTAATCCCTAAACGTGTACAAGTCAAAATTTTCTTTTCTAACTCTTCTAAATCATAATTTTGTTCTGTATATTTTTTTCTAAGTTGGTCTGAATAACATCCAGGAGAAAAAATGATTTCAGATTTTTTTAAATCAAATGTTTGAGAAAAATGAGTTAAAAATTGATTAGAAGGTAAATCATAACATTCAAAAGAAAACCCAATATTTAAATTATTCTCTCTGATTAATTTAAAGAGATTTAAATACCACTCATCTGTTAACTCCGGAGGATCAAAACAAACATAGAAACATTGAATATTATATTTTAAAACATTCTTAATAATAGTTAAAACTTGCTCTGGACTACGAAAAACAGGCTTCTTTCGACCAAAAGATTTAATTTGATTTTCTTTCGAACCAGCACAATAACTACAACTTAAAGAACATCCTCGCCCTATTGGCAAGAAAAATCTTGGCTCACCTTCCTGATTAGCATAAATATAACCCTGATAGCTACTATCATTTTCATATAATGACAAATCCCAATCTTCTAATGCATCAAGAAATTCAGAAGAAGCAATAAAAGTTATCATATTTGTTCTAATCTTTTCCTGATCTCTCCAGACTAAATTAGGAACTGATGATAAATTACCTTTTTTTTGATTTAAGATAGATATTAAACGCGTTAAAGGTTCCTCTCCATCACCTCTAATAATAAAATCAACTTCAGGAAATTGGGTAAGAATCTCCTCAGCAAACCAACTGGCAGTATAACCTCCTAGCACAATAACAGGAGGATCGGGCAATTTTTTTAATGCTTTACAAACCTGCAAAACACTATAAGACTGAAAATGCCAATGAAGATTTAAACCAACTAAATCAAATTTCTTCTCTAGAATAAAATCTTCAACTTTTTTGTATTTTCCTCTTGATAAAAGATCACCTAAATGGCATATTTGCAAATAAACTCCTGTATGCTTCTTTACATAGTTTCCTAAACCAATCAAACCTAATGGCGCAGCGTAAATAAAAGAATCTTTTTTATTAAGAGTTTGCGGTACATGCATAAGTAATACATTTTTAATCATAAAAAAACCTCACTTTTATAAATGTTCTAATGAATACTGATCAGGATAATAACATAAAAATTTTTGATCACAGATTTCTGCACTTGATTCACCAAAAAACTCTTCTATACAAGCATCTCTATATTCATCAAAATCATTAATTTGTTCTGCCATTTGGATTGCTTTTCTAATAATTTGTACCCATTTAATACGATCCTCTAAAAACGCTGTTCTACCCACCAATTTTAAGTATTTTACTGAAATATATTTTAATAATTTTATAGAACACAAACCACATTTTGTAATTTTAACATTATTATATTTGATAATAGCATCAGCATTATACTTAATAACACCTTCAATTTTTGTTTTTTCAAATAAATAAGGATCTACTTTATTAACATTTTTCTTTAACTTAAATATGCAAGTACGGCAGAGTGGTGAATAACATACATGATGAATTGAATAACAATACCCCCCATTAAAAAAACAACCTTCATTTAATAAAAATGCTTCATACTCCAAATTTTTATTTGCAAGTATAATTTGATTCATCTCTTTAATTAACACATGCCGAGGAAAGACTATTCTTTCAACATTTAAATCTTTGTAAAAATGAGTTGCAGCAATACTTGTACAATTTGCTTCTCCACTTAAAACTATTTTTATTGGATATTTTTTTTCATTTATAGCTAATAAAAGAGGTAAATTTGATACAATTACACCATCGACAGATAAATCAACTAATTTTTCTATTAAATTTAAAATATAAGTAACCTGAGATTGAGTATAACTATTCTCATTAAAGGTAACTAAAATTTTTTTTCCAAAATAGTGCGATCTTTTTACTGCTTCTGCCAATTCTTCTATCGATGCAAAATTTGCCCAAGGGTACATACTACGACAATTAAGTGGAATTTCGAAACCATATTTTTCTTTCCAATCTATTGGTACAACACCACAGTAAAATTCATTTGCCCCAGCTCGAACTAAAGCTTCTACATCTTCTGCTGAATTTAATGGAGTCTGTATATACATAGGCAACTTTCTCCTCCTTCTTTAAAATAATATCAAAAATTACTTTTTCTTCAAAAATTTATTTCGATGGATTGTGTAATATTTATTGTTTTATTTTAGATTTCCATCTGAGTACTATCAATACTCAAATCCTTATCATACTCAATTCCATGATAATCCTAGACTCTTATAACATATTTTTTCCTTGAAATATCAATTCCAACTACTAAAGTTGTTTTTTTACTTACATAATTTTTCTTTTTTTATATAATTTACTTTGAAGTATCTTCTTAGTTTTTAATTTAGAGGTCAATGCTTCGCCAATACCCTGTATTATATACCTAAGGAAACTTTTTTATGTCTATTTCAATTATTTTTTATTACAGAAATGTTCTTTCTTTAATATGGCATTTCATGATAAAATATCAACCGGTTAATATTTTTATTATGTGCCAAAGCAAAATCAAAATTACTCTTCCAATTATGAAATTGACTAAAAAAACCTCTACCTTTAATCAAACTTTTACTACGCACAGCACCCAAATCTTCTTTAACTCTAACCTTATCCAAAAAATCAACCTCATAACTATAATCACGGCAATTATAATTACAAGGTTGTTGAAATGAGTGTAATGTTTTAAAATCTCTATCTAATACCCCAAGCAAACACATTCTAGAGAAAGCTATAGTATAAAAGGGAAAATGAAGATGCAGTTTTATTGAGTTTCCTTTTGATAAATCTAAAGGAAAACCTTGGGGTAAACAATCTATTTCAACTTGTTCAATCCCTTGCGTATATAAAAATTTTTGGTAAACATGTACACTTAAATCTCCATATCGAAAATTATCCTTACACCTTTTAAATATTTCATTTTTTTCATATGAGTATCTTGGATCTCTCTTCATTTTGACTAATAATCTACCTAAAACAGGTTTAATAAACTTTTTTCCTTTCAATAATTGAAAAGTTCCCCAATTATTGAAAACAACTTCGATTACCTTTCCATGTCTTTGGCCCCAATGATCTATAAAGTCAAATAATATTTCAAATTGTCTTTCATATTTTTGATATAAGGTAGGTGTAACAAATGTCAACTCCAGTTTTTCATCCTTAACTTTTCTCAAAATATACTCTAATTTTTCAGTCGAAGGTAACAATCTAGGGCAAAACTCATGACCATAATAAACTCTATTTAATTTCAATTTTCCAATTAACGTATTTTCTAAGGCCATTTTTTCCTTTATGAATTCAAAA from the Anoxybacter fermentans genome contains:
- a CDS encoding B12-binding domain-containing radical SAM protein, with the translated sequence MIKNVLLMHVPQTLNKKDSFIYAAPLGLIGLGNYVKKHTGVYLQICHLGDLLSRGKYKKVEDFILEKKFDLVGLNLHWHFQSYSVLQVCKALKKLPDPPVIVLGGYTASWFAEEILTQFPEVDFIIRGDGEEPLTRLISILNQKKGNLSSVPNLVWRDQEKIRTNMITFIASSEFLDALEDWDLSLYENDSSYQGYIYANQEGEPRFFLPIGRGCSLSCSYCAGSKENQIKSFGRKKPVFRSPEQVLTIIKNVLKYNIQCFYVCFDPPELTDEWYLNLFKLIRENNLNIGFSFECYDLPSNQFLTHFSQTFDLKKSEIIFSPGCYSDQLRKKYTEQNYDLEELEKKILTCTRLGINVNVYFAMLPCDEDMIWEKYIEKIEWMKRITSKNVHCNIMPIHLEPGAPWFINPNNYNLKLELNTFNDFYNHHGKKRKANHLGYRFEGVKEKSVYFNSESELLISNVDFLQRNLTEKIVVVWLDDNWENLYLKKKLSSIFPGKNFIIAFKKLNLPLSLKDLVVSVIKKFPEIYAIKSLKTMNNVEAISFEDFCSYVRIIEIENQFFVSINRELFEKNLVVTDICKWIKRNCVASTLNSFGIDSSGELHFCDCSGPVLSGWNRQILLREIEEVKKKVYLDRDCKNCYVSNKCPKCLNISDLKRYCEWQKNKRDYINIVTFYEVCKPIFTEFIKKEPNNQVYFPLKFNLQNSYFPFIVKNKEYNYYIYNNRKLKKIGKDLFKIFLLDQKNDMSLKENIKKEFHIDDSKVIKYIIEQYEKVLE
- a CDS encoding U32 family peptidase — translated: MYIQTPLNSAEDVEALVRAGANEFYCGVVPIDWKEKYGFEIPLNCRSMYPWANFASIEELAEAVKRSHYFGKKILVTFNENSYTQSQVTYILNLIEKLVDLSVDGVIVSNLPLLLAINEKKYPIKIVLSGEANCTSIAATHFYKDLNVERIVFPRHVLIKEMNQIILANKNLEYEAFLLNEGCFFNGGYCYSIHHVCYSPLCRTCIFKLKKNVNKVDPYLFEKTKIEGVIKYNADAIIKYNNVKITKCGLCSIKLLKYISVKYLKLVGRTAFLEDRIKWVQIIRKAIQMAEQINDFDEYRDACIEEFFGESSAEICDQKFLCYYPDQYSLEHL